The DNA segment GGAGTTTCCCAATCCGCGGTGCGCTCTGCATGGGCTTCGCTGTTCATGGTCGTACCGGTGCTCAGCAGTACTTTCGCCTCATTTGCCCGTTCCTTCGGCAGCCTTGGGTGTAGCGAGATCGGGTGGTTGTTGGTGGATGAAGCGGGTCAGGCTACACCACAGGCAGCTGTGGGAGCACTATGGCGCTCGCGCCGAGCGGTATTGGTTGGTGACCCACTGCAACTGGAACCGATCGTCACGGTTTCCGATGCGGTGCTTGAACACATGCGCACCCGTTATCAGGTTGACGCTCACTGGCTGCCGAACCGCCAGTCCGCTCAGACACTCGCCGATGAGGCCACTCCCTGGGGGCGCATGGCCGGGCCGAGGGGAAAAAAATGCTGGGTCGGCCTGCCTTTGGTAGTTCATCGTCGCTGCGATAGACCGATGTTCGACCTGGCCAACCGCATCGCCTACGACGGCGCGATGGTCTACGGAACGATTGCGCCCTCACCCGCCAAGGAAACGCCAGCCTCTCTACTCACTGGATGGGTGCATGCCAGTGGAAGGTCCTCTGGCAACTGGGTCGATAGTGAAGGTCAGGCACTGGACCGTTTGCTGGCGCAGCTCAAGGCGGATGGCGTACCGCTGGACAGCATCGCCGTCATTACGCCGTTTCAGGACGTGCGCAACCATCTCAAGGATCGCCTGCACGCCAAGATGGTTCGCGGCACGATTCACACGATGCAGGGCAAAGAGGCGGCGGTGATCATTCTTGTACTGGGCGGAAGCAGTGAAAACGATGGGGCTCGTGAATGGGCAGTCTCTAAACCCAATCTGCTCAATGTCGCCGCCACTCGGGCCAAACGCCGGCTGTATGTGATCGGTGATCGCAATGACTGGAGGCAACGCAAACTCTTTTGTGATGTCATGGAGTTTTTACCCAACCATTGCGAGATGACCACCTGCAGCACGGTTTGACGAAAAACGTTTTTGCCCCTTTGACCTTTCTTCGCACTAGCGGTCAGAGGGGCAATGCTCGTCAATACCCGGCCACCAACCTGCTTTACCAAACCGCGATATGCGAATCCGCCCTCGGCTCAGTCCCCCCACACAACACACCCGTCACCGGATCACGCAGAATGATCTGCCCTCGTCCGTAATCCGTCAGATCACTGGCGATCTGCACCTCATGCCCGCGACGCGCCAACGCATTGGCCAGATCCCTTGAAGCGCCCTGTTCGATGCCGACCTTCATCCCGCCAAGCCACTGCCAGCGCGGCGCGTCCAGTGCCGATTGCGGGTTCAGGCCGAAATCCACCAGGTTCATGACCATCTGCACATGGCCCTGCGGCTGCATGTAGCCGCCCATCACACCGAACGGGCCCAACGCTTGACCGTCCTTGGTGAGGAAACCAGGAATAATCGTATGAAAGGTCTTTTTGCCCGGCGCCAACGCGTTGGCATGCTCGGGATCCAGGCTGAATTCCTGCCCACGGTTCTGCAGGGCGATGCCGCTATCCGGCAGCACTACGCCTGAGCCGAAGCCGTGATAATTGCTCTGGATGAACGACACCATATTGCCCTGCCCGTCCGCCGTGGCCAGGTACACCGTGCCGCTGGCGTGGGGATCGCCCGGCTTCGGCGGCTGCGCCTGTTCGCCGATCTGAGCGCGGCGGCGGGCGCTGTACTCGTCGCTCAACAGATCGGCGACGGCCACGCGCATGTGCAGCGGATCCGTGATGTAGTGCAGACCATCGCTGTAGGCCAGTTTCATTGCCTCCAGTTGCCGGTGCCAGGTCTGCTGGCTGTCACGGTGATCGAAGTCGAAACCCTCGAGAATCTTCAGCGCCATCAAGGCGACCAGACCCTGCCCGCTCGGCGGGATTTCCCAGACATCCACGCCACGGTAATTGACGTGAATCGGCTCCACCCATTGCGCGCGGTAATGCTCCAGATCCGTAGCGCGAAGATAGCCACCCGTTGCCCGTGAATGCGCATCCAGGCGTTGCGCCAACGCGCCGCGATACAAACTCTCGCAACGGGTAGCCGCCAATTCTTCAAGGGTTCGCGCCTGAGCCGGGTTACGGAATAGCTCCCCGGCCTTGGGCGCGCGACCGTCAATCAGGAACGTATCGAACCAGGCCTGTAGCACTTGATCGCGATGGGGAGTGAACTCATCCAGCGCGATCTGCCACTGATGGGCAACTACCGGCGACAGCGGAAAACCGTCTCTGGCCAGATTGATCGCCGGTTGCAGCAGATCGGCGAACGGTAATAAGCCAAAGCGTTGCGACAGCTCGGCCCAGGCCGATGGGCAACCGGGAACCGTCACCGGCGTCCAGCCATAGAGCGGCATTTGCTCATGGCCTGCTGCTGTTACCGCTTCGATACTTAACGACGCCGGGGCATGGCCGTTGGCATTGAGGCCATGCAACTGATCCTTGAACCAGACCAGCGCAAACGCATCACCGCCCAGGCCACAGCCCGTAGGCTCGACCACGGTCAGGGCCGCCGCCGTGGCGATGGCGGCGTCGATCGCATTGCCGCCCTTTTGCAGCATTTCGATGCCGGCCTGTGCGGCCAAAGGTTGGGACGCCGCGACCATGCCACGACGGGCAAACACGCTTTGGCGTTGCGACGGATAGGGATATTCGTGAGCAGAAAATTTCAACATGGCAGAGGCTCTTCAAATCAGCAATTCATTGGCCGGACTTGATCCGGTTCCATTCGCGGGTGATCAGGCGCTGGATGTTTTCCGGCAGATCGGCGGAGACGAAGGCATGGTTGATCACTTCGTCAGACGGGTAGATCCCCGGGTTGCCGCTGACCTTCGGGTCCATCAACGCCGTGGCGTCCTTGTTTGGATTGGCGTAGCCGACGTAATCACTGACCGGCGCAATCACCTCAGGGCGCAGCAAGTAGTTGATGAACGCATGGGCGTTGGCGATATTGCCGGCATCCTTGGGAATCGCCAGCATGTCGAACCAGAGGTTCACGCCTTCCTTGGGAATCAGGTAGCGGATATCGATATTTTTTCCGGCCTCGCGTGCCCGGGTTTGGGCCTGCATCACGTCACCGGAATAGCCGATCGCCACGCAGATATCGCCATTGGCCAGGTCGGCGGTGTACTTCGATGAGTTGAAGTAGGTCACAGAGGGACGCAGAGTCATCAACAGTTTAGAAGCCTGTTTGTAGTCGTCGGGCTTGACGCTGTTGGGGTCCAGCCCGAGATAAAGCAGGGCCTGGGGGATGATCTTCACAGGGGCATCGAGGAAGGCCACGCCGCAGTTTTTCAGTTTGGCGAGGTTCTGCGGATCGAACACCATCGACCACGAATCGAGCGGCACATCCTTGCCGAGCACGGCGCGCACCTTCTCCTCGTTGTAGCCGATGCCCACCGTGCCCCACATGTACGGCACGGCGTATTGGTTGCCGCGGTCGGCAGCCTGCAGACGCTGCATCAGACGTGGATCGAGGTGCTTCCAGTTATCCAGCAATCCGCGTTGCAGCGGCTGGTAGGCGCCGGCGCGAATCTGTTTCGAAAGAAACTGGCTGGACGGCACCACCACGTCGTAGCCCGAATGCCCGGAGAGCAACTTGGCCTCGAGCATTTCATTGGTGTCGAAGATGTCGTACTGAACCTTGATCGTGCTGTCTTTTTCGAAATTCTTCAGCGTGTCGGGGCCGATGTAATCGGACCAGTTGTAAACCTTCACCACCGAATCGGCAGCCTGAAGCATGGGCACCACGGCGGCGCAGCACAGCGCCGCGAACAAGCTCGATAAACGCATCGTCAAAATCCTTGTGAAGTTTCACAGCACGCGGCTGAGAAAGGCTTGGGTACGGGGATGGGTGGGACGACTGAAAATCTGTTCCGGCGGGCCTTGTTCGATCAGTTCACCCTGATCGAGCACCACCACCCGGTCGGCCACCTCGCGGGCAAAACCCATTTCATGGGTGACCACGACCATGGTCATGCCCTCTTCGGCCAACTCCTTCATCACTTGCAGAACCTCGCCGACAGTTTCCGGGTCGAGGGCGCTGGTGGGCTCGTCGAACAGCATCGCCTGTGGCTTCATCGCCAGCGCTCGGGCAATGGCGACGCGTTGCTGCTGACCGCCGGAAAGCATCGACGGGTAATGACTGGCCTTGTCCGCCAGACCGACCCGTTTGAGCAGTGCCTGCGCCTGCTCCAGCGCAGCCTGGCGCGGCACACCCAACACCTGAATCGGTGCTTCGATAATGTTTTCCAAGGCGGTCATGTGCGGGAACAGGTTGAAGCGCTGGAACACCATGCCGATGTCCCGGCGCTGGCGAGCGATGTTGCGTTCCGAGTCGCGCACCAGACTGCCGTCAGCCCGCGTGCGATAGCCCATGGGCCGGCCGCTGACCCGAATCTCCCCGGACTGAATGTCTTCGAGCAGGTTGATGCAGCGGATAAACGTGGTCTTGCCCGAACCTGAGGCGCCAATCAGCACCACCACTTCGCCACGGCGCACTTGCAGCGAGATGCCCTTGAGAATCTGCAGATCGCCGAAGGACTTGTGAATGTTCAGCGCCTCGATGATCAGCTCGTCACTTTGATGCGCCATGATTAGCGTCCCCTCAGCAGTTTCAGCGTGTTGCGCCCGAACATCCGGCTGGAGGCCGGCGGCGGCGAAGATGGTCTGTCGGACTGGCCGAAACGGCTCTCCAGCCAGCGCTGAAAGAAGCCCCACAGCGTGGTGAGCAACAGGAAATAAATCGCCACCACCAGGTACAACTCGAACACCCGAAAAGTCGCCGAGGTGACCATCTGCGTGCTGAGCAACAGCTCCTGCACGCCGATCACGCTGACCAGCGTGGTGTTTTTCAGCATCACGTTGAATTCATTGCCCAGCGGCGGCACGATCACCCGGAACGCCTGCGGCAGGACGATACGGCGCATCAATTTGGCGAAGGTCATGCCCAGCGAGCGCCCGGCCTCGTATTGGCCCTTGTCCACGGCGCCGATGCCGGCGCGGATGATCTCGGCCATGTATGCGCCTTCGTTGAGGCCCAGAGCAATGATCGCCGCCTGAATGTTGCCGGGGATCACCAGCCCGAACAGCTCAATGTCTTCGAAGCGAAAAATCCCGCCCGCCGCCAGCGCCGTGTAGAGAAAGACGATTTGCACCAGCAACGGCGTGCCGCGCATCAGCCACACATAAAAGCGCACCGGCAGATGCAGCAGAGGGTTCTTCGACAAGCGCAACAATGCGGCGGCCAGCCCCAACACACAGCCGAGCAACATCGCCAACACACTGATCAGGCAGGTCAGCCAGAGCCCGGTGAGGTACACGCCGCTGGGCTGCAACAGGTACTGCCAGAACACATCCCAATTGAAGTTCATCAACGCTTACCTCAATCGAGTGTGTCGCTGGAGACGTGCCACTTGTTCAGAAGCTGGTTGTAGCTGCCATCGCCGCGCATGTCGCTGATGATTTGCTGCACCGCAGCGCTCAGTTGCGGATCGTCCTTGCGAATGCCCAGACCGGTGAGGATCCGGCTGAAGGCCGGTACGCCTTCCTCGAACAGGTCCGGAGCCATCGCAGCGTAATAGCCGGCGGTTTCCACCGTGGTGCCGTAAGCGTCGACCTGACTGATGCGCAGCGCCTGAAAGGCATCGGTGTCGGTGTTGTAGACCACCAGTTTCATCGGCGGCTTGCCGGCCTTGGTCAGGCTTTCATTTTCGGTGTCGAGCAAGGTCTTGATGGTCGAGCCGTTGAGCACCGCGATCTTGTGCCCGCTCAGATCCGCGAGGGTTTTCAGCGCCTTCGGATTGCCCTTGGGCACCACCACCGCCTGACTGGAATACATGTAGTTGACGATGTCGATCACCTCACGGCGCTCGGGCTTGTCGAACAACTGATCGACGATCATGTCGCACTGTTTGGCGAGCAACGCCGGGAGCAATCCGGAAAACGGAATCACCCGCCAATCAACTTTCTTGTCGCCCAGACGCTTGGCGATTTCCAGTCCCAGGTCGACGGTCAGGCCTTTGGGCTTTTGCGCTTCATCGAAGGACACCAGTGGCGGCGAATCCATGCCCGAGCAATAGGTGAGTTTGTCGACCTTGACCAGACGCTCCGGCACCGTCGGTGCGGCAAGCGCCCACTGCGAACAGAGCCCGAGGGAAATTGCAGCCAGTAACAGGCGAGACGTATGCATGACCAGACACTCCAGTTCGGTTAGTAACGGGGCAGTACTCAAAGTCAAAACATCGGCGGATTCGGGTTCCGCTCTGTGGTTATTTTTCCGATTGCAGAAACTTGATCAGCTCGGGCACCGTGCCTTCGATGTGTTCACGCACCACGGCCTCGGCCTTGTGGGCGTCGCCGGCGCGAATCGCATCAAGGATCATCTGATGTTCCTGGCGCGCACTCAGGGGCTTTTCGATGTGCTGTAACCACAGGCGCATGGGCGCTTCGATCAGCGCGTAGAGGGCGCTGATCTGCTTCAGCAGCCGTGGGCGATCGCTGAGGCTGCACAGGTACTCATGGAACTTGCGATGGCGACTGACCCACGCCGCACTCTCCTCGCGGTAGTCATCCATTTCATCGAGAAGCCGCTCCAGCGCCGTCAACTGACGCTCGCTGATCTTTGGTACGGCGATGCGAATCGCCAGTCCTTCCAAGGCGCTGCGCATCTCAAAGACTTCATGCATTTGCTCGACATCCAGACCGCTGACCACCGCGCCGCGGTTGGGCCGCAGTGTCACCAGGCCCTGCGCATCGAGGCGGCGAAAGGCTTCGCGCACCGGCATACGGCTCATGCCGATTTCACTGGCGATGTCCTCGGCGATCAACCGGTCACCCTTGCGATAACGACCGCCGCAGATGCCTTCCAACAGAAAGTTGTAGGCCTCCTCCTCGGCGGTCATCGGTTGACGCTGGTCATAGGCGGGAGCGAATTGCATGGCAGCACCTTTTGTCTTTTTGTATCCAATTATCCACGGATACAAAAAAGCACGATGCATGCCAGATTTCTCCGCACCGTGCCAAGCGCTTGATTTGAATGATTTAAGCGGAAAACAGCGATCAGCTCCTGCTGCGCCGAACTTGGGACGTGCTACCCAATAGCTCATTGCGAGCCCCGGAAAGGTGCAGATTGGTAGCTGAGTAACACTCAGGTCAGCAGCACCCTTCCGGTACGTTTTTCAGCAAGTTTTTCAGCGATCGCATTCACTGCGTCACCACCACCTTGCCGATCATCTGCGGATGCAACACGCAAAAATACTCAAACTCCCCCGGTGTATTGAACACCCAGGAAAAGCTGTCATTGGTATCCAGCGCCCCTGAGCGAAACACCTTGTGGGTTTCCGCCACCGTATGCGGAATCTGATCGTCATTGACCCACGTCACCTTGGTACCGACGGCCACGGTCAGGTCCTTGGGGCCGAACATGAATTCCTTGATGTCGATCTTCACTTCCGTCGCCCACACCGGCATCGCCAGCAGCAGGCCCATCAGCGCCAACAGTTGCCTTTTCATTTGCGTGTCCTCGGTTAAACCAGTGTTGAGTCAATCAGTGCCAGCGGGTGATCGCCCTGGGTCGCACGCACGTCGGTGATCCCCAGGTAATTGCGCAGTTGATCGGCCGCTACCGTCATCGGCCCCGGCGACGGTGCGGCACCCGGAGCCGGCTGTGGATAGGCAGTGCCACGGGCGGTGTGGAAGGTGATATTGCCTTCGACTTTCTGGATCACCTGATGGATGTGCCCGTTCAACACCGTCACCGAACCGTACTTGCGCAGCATCGCAATCGCCTGATCGCCGTCCTCGGTGCCCCAGCCCCACGGCTGATAAATGGTCCACAGCGGGATGTGGGTGAACACGACGATGGGGGTGCTGCTGCTGACAGCGCGCAAATCATCCGCCAGCCAGGCCAGTTGATCGGCGCCGAGGGTGGCTTCGTGACCGGCCTGGAAGTTGAAGACGTTGATCAGCCCGATGAAGTGCACGCCGTGATCATCGAAGCTGTACCAGCCGTTGCCTTTGGTGCCTTTGCCGTAGCGCTCCAGGTAAAGCTTGCCGCCGCCCTCGTCGAGGGTGTCGTGCTCACCGGGCACGTAATGCACGGTGGATGGCAGGCCCTTGAGCAACTGCGCGGCGGTGTCGAATTCCTCAGGCTTGGACAGGTGCGTGATGTCGCCGGTGTGCAGAATCAGTGCGGGACGTTTGGGGAGCGCGATGACCTTGTCGATCGCCACTTGCAAGGTCTTCACCGGTTCCGGATTGGCTTCCTTATTGAAGCCGATGTGCGAGTCGCTGATCTGCACGAAGTGAAAGGTGCTGGCCAGGGCCTTGGGCTCGCTGACGTTGCCCGCCTCGTCCAGCGCGAAGGCTTTGGGAACCCCGCCGCTCAAGGCCCAAATGACCCCGGCCCCGGCCCACGCCGAGCATTTGAGCAGGGTGCGCCGGTCCGGGTTGAGCAAGCCGTCGGTGCGCAATGGGTGTTTTGCTTGAATGTCCATCGGTATGTCCTCGCGGGCGGACTACAGTGAGGTAGCTGACACGAGGTAAACCTTGCGACGCGAGGGTTTATTCCACGTCGCAAAACAAATTGTTTTTCGGGAATAAAACCCGGCGCAGCACGGTTATAGGGGTGTGACAGTGCGGAACCCACCATGAAGCGATTTGAGGAACTGATTGCGCCGCATCTGGACGCGGCCTACAACCTTGCGCGCTGGCTGACCGGCAACGACAGCGCCGCGCGCGACGTCGTGCAGGAAAGCGCCCTGCGCGCTTTCCGGTTTTTGCAGCGTTTCGCCGATGGCAACGCCAAGGCGTGGTTTCTGACCATTGTGCGCAACGAAAGCTACACCTGGCTCAAGGCGTCGGCCGGGCGCCATTGGGTTGCCCTCGATGACGAAAGCGCGGCTGGCGACTGCGCGTTGAGCCACAGTCAGACCCCGGAGCTGCTGGCGATTCACACTGAAAACGCCGCGCTGTTGCAACGAGCGCTATGCGCCCTGCCGCCGGTGTTTCGCGAGGTGATTGTGCTCAAGGAACTCGAAGACCTGCCCTACAAGGACATCGCCCTGGTGGTCGATATTCCCATCGGTACCGTCATGTCCAGGCTGGCCCGGGCGCGGGCCATGCTCAAGCTCGAATTACTGAAGTTGCACGACCATGAATGAACTCGACTGCACGGTTTGCCAGACACAGCTGCACGGCTATCTGGATCAGGAGCTTGATCCGGCGACAGCTGCGCAGGTGGCAGCGCACTTGAGCGCCTGCGCCGAATGCGCGCGGCTGCATGATCAAGCGAAGTTGCTCAAGCTCGGCGTGAAGCGCCATGCGCCCTACTACCCCGCCCCCGCCTCATTGGCGGCCAGCGTGTTCGCCGCAGACAAACCTGCGCCGGGATTCATCCAGCGCTGGCAAAAATGGCTGGCCCCGGCCTTTTCCGCCGCAGCGCTGGCCCTGGCGATGGTGCTGTATATCGCCACTCCGGGCAGCGAGCAACCACTGATCGACGAGGCCGTTTCCAGTCACGTTCGTTCGTTGATGGGCGAGCATCTGAACGATGTGGTGTCGTCCGATCGCCACACCGTCAAGCCCTGGTTCACCGGCAAACTCGACTTCTCGCCTCCGGTGTTCGACTACACGGCGCAAGGCTTTCCTCTGCTCGGCGGGCGTCTGGATTACCTGCAACACCAGACCACCGCCGCCCTGAGCTACGGGCATGCCAAGCACATCATCAACGTGTTCATCCTGCCCACGACTGAGGCTGACACGGCAACGCAGAGCCGGACGGTTCGCGGCTTTAATGTGGTGTCATGGCAGGCCGGTCACATGCGCTTCGTCTTGGTTTCCGATGTAGAGAAAGCTGAGCTGGAGGCACTGGGACAGTTGCTCAGGAATGGCTCCTGATCCGGGCGGCGTGCTGAATCAACACCACGTTTCAGAGCGCTTCACAGGTCTGCCAATAGGAACAGGCAATCCTCCCAGACAAACCGGCATACCCCTCTCGCCCCAGGCTGCCTAACATGGCCTCTCCACTTATCCGTCGGAGATTGCCATGCACAGCAGCAAAACCCTGTTTATCACCGGTGTCAGCAGCGGCTTCGGCAGCGCCCTCGCGCAAGAAGCGCTCAGCGCCGGTCACCGAGTGATCGGTACCGTGCGCAATGACGCCGATCTGAAGTCGTTCGAGGCCCTGTCCGCGGATCGGGCACACGGGGTGTTGCTCGACGTCACCGATTTCGAACGCATCGACGGGGTGATCGCCGACGTCGAAGCCACACTGGGTCCGGTCGATGTACTGGTGAACAACGCCGGTTACGGACATGAGGGCATTTTCGAGGAGTCACCGCTGGCGGAGATGCGGCGTCAGTTCGACGTCAACGTGTTCGGAGCGGCGGCGATGATCAAGGCGTTCGTGCCGTATTTTCGGCAGCGGCGAGCCGGGCACATTCTGAATATCACCTCGATGGGTGGCACCATCACCATGCCCGGCATTGCCTATTACTGTTCGAGCAAGTTTGCCCTCGAAGGGCTCTCCGATACGCTGAGCAAGGAATTGCAACCGTTCAACATCTTTGTCACGGCGGTAGCCCCCGGTTCGTTTCGCACCGATTGGGCCGGTCGTTCGATGCAGCGCACGGCGCGTAGCATTGCCGACTACGACGCCAGTTTCGACCCGGTGCGCAAGGCCCGCGAAGAGAAAAGCGGCAAGCAGTTGGGCGATCCGCGCAAGGCTGCGCAGGCCATGCTGCAACTGATCGCCAGCGCCGCGCCGCCCGCGCACTTGCTATTGGGCAGCGATGCGCTGAATCTGGTGCGCGACAAACTGCAACGCAGCCTCAGCGAAATCGAGCAATGGGAAACCCTGACCCGCTCGACCGATGGCTGAGTCCCGGCACAGAGATCAATGCCCATGAGTCCATCCGATCCGTACACCGCGCGCATGGTGCAGTTGCTCGAACAGCTCGCGCCGCTGGAGGGCTACAACCTCAGTGCGCGGGAGGACGTGCGTTTTCTGCGCTCGAATCGGCCGCTGAGCAACACTCCGGTGCTGTATGACCCGGGCATCGTGATTCTCTGTCAGGGGCGCAAGCGCGGCTATCTGGGCGATGACGTCTACGTCTATGACGCCCAGCATTATCTGGTGGTGTCGGTGCCGGTGCCGTTCACCATGGAAACCGAGGCCAGTGCGGCTGAACCGATGCTGGCGGTGTATATGCGCCTCGACCTGCAATTGGCCAGCGAGTTGATGCTGCAGGTCGACGAGGTGTTCGGGCCGAGCGACGCTGCGCCCAAGGGCATGTACGCCTCGCCGATGGATGATCCATTGCGCGCCTCGACCCTGCGTTTTCTCGAAGCGATGAGCGATCCGGGCGACGCGCAGATCCTCGGGCCGGCGCTGGTTCGGGAGATCTACTACCGGATCCTGACCGGTGCCCAAGGCGGTTCGATGCGTGCGGCACTCCAGCAGCAAGGGCATTTCGGCAAGGTCAGCCGGGCGATCCGGCGGATTCACAGCAGCTATGAGCAACGTCTGGATGTCGAGTCCCTCGCCGAGGAAGCGGGGATGAGCGTACCGAGCTTTCATGTGCATTTTCGCAATGTCACCGACTCATCGCCGATGCAATACCTCAAGGCCACGCGTCTGCATCAGGCGCGCTTGCTGATGCTGCGTGGCGCCATGCCCGCCGCGACCGCCGCGTTCAACGTCGGTTATGAAAGCGCCTCGCAGTTCAGCCGCGAGTTCAAGCGATTCTTCGGACGCACACCGCTGGCCGAGATCGCGTGGATGAAAGCCACGTATGCCCTGCCCCAGTCCACCACGCCCTCCCTGTATGTGTCTTCGCACTGAGCACCCATCGCTGACGGCCATCGCACGCCCGCCGCAGTCTCAAGGCAAAATCCCCGCGCATTCACTACGCTTGAGAAATCCGCCTCGGTGCAAGCCCGGCAAACACATTGAACATTGCACGCAGGCCGCTGTTCCAGATGATTCAGACAGAGAGTCAAGGACGAGCATATGGATGTCTTCGCTCCCGCTGCGCCTGTTCCGCCTCAGCAAAGCACAATCAC comes from the Pseudomonas sp. RSB 5.4 genome and includes:
- a CDS encoding gamma-glutamyltransferase family protein translates to MLKFSAHEYPYPSQRQSVFARRGMVAASQPLAAQAGIEMLQKGGNAIDAAIATAAALTVVEPTGCGLGGDAFALVWFKDQLHGLNANGHAPASLSIEAVTAAGHEQMPLYGWTPVTVPGCPSAWAELSQRFGLLPFADLLQPAINLARDGFPLSPVVAHQWQIALDEFTPHRDQVLQAWFDTFLIDGRAPKAGELFRNPAQARTLEELAATRCESLYRGALAQRLDAHSRATGGYLRATDLEHYRAQWVEPIHVNYRGVDVWEIPPSGQGLVALMALKILEGFDFDHRDSQQTWHRQLEAMKLAYSDGLHYITDPLHMRVAVADLLSDEYSARRRAQIGEQAQPPKPGDPHASGTVYLATADGQGNMVSFIQSNYHGFGSGVVLPDSGIALQNRGQEFSLDPEHANALAPGKKTFHTIIPGFLTKDGQALGPFGVMGGYMQPQGHVQMVMNLVDFGLNPQSALDAPRWQWLGGMKVGIEQGASRDLANALARRGHEVQIASDLTDYGRGQIILRDPVTGVLCGGTEPRADSHIAVW
- a CDS encoding polyamine ABC transporter substrate-binding protein codes for the protein MRLSSLFAALCCAAVVPMLQAADSVVKVYNWSDYIGPDTLKNFEKDSTIKVQYDIFDTNEMLEAKLLSGHSGYDVVVPSSQFLSKQIRAGAYQPLQRGLLDNWKHLDPRLMQRLQAADRGNQYAVPYMWGTVGIGYNEEKVRAVLGKDVPLDSWSMVFDPQNLAKLKNCGVAFLDAPVKIIPQALLYLGLDPNSVKPDDYKQASKLLMTLRPSVTYFNSSKYTADLANGDICVAIGYSGDVMQAQTRAREAGKNIDIRYLIPKEGVNLWFDMLAIPKDAGNIANAHAFINYLLRPEVIAPVSDYVGYANPNKDATALMDPKVSGNPGIYPSDEVINHAFVSADLPENIQRLITREWNRIKSGQ
- a CDS encoding amino acid ABC transporter ATP-binding protein, producing MAHQSDELIIEALNIHKSFGDLQILKGISLQVRRGEVVVLIGASGSGKTTFIRCINLLEDIQSGEIRVSGRPMGYRTRADGSLVRDSERNIARQRRDIGMVFQRFNLFPHMTALENIIEAPIQVLGVPRQAALEQAQALLKRVGLADKASHYPSMLSGGQQQRVAIARALAMKPQAMLFDEPTSALDPETVGEVLQVMKELAEEGMTMVVVTHEMGFAREVADRVVVLDQGELIEQGPPEQIFSRPTHPRTQAFLSRVL
- a CDS encoding amino acid ABC transporter permease — protein: MNFNWDVFWQYLLQPSGVYLTGLWLTCLISVLAMLLGCVLGLAAALLRLSKNPLLHLPVRFYVWLMRGTPLLVQIVFLYTALAAGGIFRFEDIELFGLVIPGNIQAAIIALGLNEGAYMAEIIRAGIGAVDKGQYEAGRSLGMTFAKLMRRIVLPQAFRVIVPPLGNEFNVMLKNTTLVSVIGVQELLLSTQMVTSATFRVFELYLVVAIYFLLLTTLWGFFQRWLESRFGQSDRPSSPPPASSRMFGRNTLKLLRGR
- a CDS encoding ABC transporter substrate-binding protein, translated to MHTSRLLLAAISLGLCSQWALAAPTVPERLVKVDKLTYCSGMDSPPLVSFDEAQKPKGLTVDLGLEIAKRLGDKKVDWRVIPFSGLLPALLAKQCDMIVDQLFDKPERREVIDIVNYMYSSQAVVVPKGNPKALKTLADLSGHKIAVLNGSTIKTLLDTENESLTKAGKPPMKLVVYNTDTDAFQALRISQVDAYGTTVETAGYYAAMAPDLFEEGVPAFSRILTGLGIRKDDPQLSAAVQQIISDMRGDGSYNQLLNKWHVSSDTLD
- a CDS encoding GntR family transcriptional regulator; this translates as MQFAPAYDQRQPMTAEEEAYNFLLEGICGGRYRKGDRLIAEDIASEIGMSRMPVREAFRRLDAQGLVTLRPNRGAVVSGLDVEQMHEVFEMRSALEGLAIRIAVPKISERQLTALERLLDEMDDYREESAAWVSRHRKFHEYLCSLSDRPRLLKQISALYALIEAPMRLWLQHIEKPLSARQEHQMILDAIRAGDAHKAEAVVREHIEGTVPELIKFLQSEK
- a CDS encoding plastocyanin/azurin family copper-binding protein: MKRQLLALMGLLLAMPVWATEVKIDIKEFMFGPKDLTVAVGTKVTWVNDDQIPHTVAETHKVFRSGALDTNDSFSWVFNTPGEFEYFCVLHPQMIGKVVVTQ
- a CDS encoding metallophosphoesterase, producing MDIQAKHPLRTDGLLNPDRRTLLKCSAWAGAGVIWALSGGVPKAFALDEAGNVSEPKALASTFHFVQISDSHIGFNKEANPEPVKTLQVAIDKVIALPKRPALILHTGDITHLSKPEEFDTAAQLLKGLPSTVHYVPGEHDTLDEGGGKLYLERYGKGTKGNGWYSFDDHGVHFIGLINVFNFQAGHEATLGADQLAWLADDLRAVSSSTPIVVFTHIPLWTIYQPWGWGTEDGDQAIAMLRKYGSVTVLNGHIHQVIQKVEGNITFHTARGTAYPQPAPGAAPSPGPMTVAADQLRNYLGITDVRATQGDHPLALIDSTLV
- a CDS encoding sigma-70 family RNA polymerase sigma factor, with the protein product MKRFEELIAPHLDAAYNLARWLTGNDSAARDVVQESALRAFRFLQRFADGNAKAWFLTIVRNESYTWLKASAGRHWVALDDESAAGDCALSHSQTPELLAIHTENAALLQRALCALPPVFREVIVLKELEDLPYKDIALVVDIPIGTVMSRLARARAMLKLELLKLHDHE
- a CDS encoding anti-sigma factor, producing MNELDCTVCQTQLHGYLDQELDPATAAQVAAHLSACAECARLHDQAKLLKLGVKRHAPYYPAPASLAASVFAADKPAPGFIQRWQKWLAPAFSAAALALAMVLYIATPGSEQPLIDEAVSSHVRSLMGEHLNDVVSSDRHTVKPWFTGKLDFSPPVFDYTAQGFPLLGGRLDYLQHQTTAALSYGHAKHIINVFILPTTEADTATQSRTVRGFNVVSWQAGHMRFVLVSDVEKAELEALGQLLRNGS
- a CDS encoding oxidoreductase is translated as MHSSKTLFITGVSSGFGSALAQEALSAGHRVIGTVRNDADLKSFEALSADRAHGVLLDVTDFERIDGVIADVEATLGPVDVLVNNAGYGHEGIFEESPLAEMRRQFDVNVFGAAAMIKAFVPYFRQRRAGHILNITSMGGTITMPGIAYYCSSKFALEGLSDTLSKELQPFNIFVTAVAPGSFRTDWAGRSMQRTARSIADYDASFDPVRKAREEKSGKQLGDPRKAAQAMLQLIASAAPPAHLLLGSDALNLVRDKLQRSLSEIEQWETLTRSTDG